The following coding sequences are from one Triticum dicoccoides isolate Atlit2015 ecotype Zavitan chromosome 4A, WEW_v2.0, whole genome shotgun sequence window:
- the LOC119286518 gene encoding dirigent protein 21-like: MAGGKAALLLLLCAAVLLAPASAADDGLTKFKLYWHDVLAGTSPTAIRIAQAASTNSSSTFFGAVVAIDDPLTTGPAVTGSAKSKDEIGRAQGTYTFADQATFGLLMNMNFVFTAGDYKGSGLTIYGRNEVLSAVREMSIIGGTGKFRMARGYVEARTMDSGAKSGETVVEYTVYVKAAAA, translated from the coding sequence ATGGCCGGCGGCAAGgcagcgctcctcctcctcctgtgcgcGGCGGTGCTGCTGGCCCCGGCCTCCGCGGCGGACGACGGCCTGACCAAGTTCAAGCTGTACTGGCACGACGTGCTGGCGGGGACGAGCCCGACCGCGATCCGGATCGCGCAGGCGGCGTCCACCAACAGCTCCTCCACCTTCTTCGGCGCGGTGGTGGCCATCGACGACCCGCTCACCACCGGGCCCGCCGTCACGGGCTCCGCCAAGTCCAAGGACGAGATCGGCCGCGCGCAGGGGACCTACACGTTCGCCGACCAGGCCACCTTCGGCCTCCTCATGAACATGAACTTCGTGTTCACCGCCGGGGACTACAAGGGCAGCGGCCTCACCATCTACGGCCGCAACGAGGTGCTGTCGGCGGTGAGGGAGATGAGCATCATCGGGGGCACCGGCAAGTTCCGCATGGCGCGCGGCTACGTCGAGGCGCGTACCATGGACTCCGGCGCCAAGTCCGGCGAGACCGTCGTCGAGTACACCGTCTAcgtcaaggcggcggcggcgtag